A region from the Pogoniulus pusillus isolate bPogPus1 chromosome 13, bPogPus1.pri, whole genome shotgun sequence genome encodes:
- the HS3ST6 gene encoding heparan sulfate glucosamine 3-O-sulfotransferase 6 codes for MPRTLEGQITMEKTPSYFVTKEAPRRIYNMSRDTKLIVVVRNPVTRAISDYTQTLSKNPSIPSFQALAFKNVSTGLIDTSWSAVRIGIYAKHLDNWLQYFPLSQLLFVSGERLVSDPAGEMGRVQDFLGLKRVVTHKHFYFNETKGFPCLKKPEGSSKPRCLGKSKGRPHPKIDLQVVQRLREFYRPFNMKFYQMTGQDFGWD; via the coding sequence ATGCCACGGACACTGGAGGGGCAGATCACAATGGAGAAGACCCCCAGCTACTTCGTGACCAAGGAGGCTCCTCGGCGCATCTACAACATGTCCCGGGACACCAAGCTGATCGTGGTGGTGAGGAACCCTGTCACCAGGGCCATCTCAGACTACACACAGACACTCTCCAAAAACCCTTCCATCCCCAGCTTCCAGGCCCTGGCCTTCAAAAACGTCAGCACGGGACTGATCGACACGAGCTGGAGCGCGGTGAGGATCGGGATCTACGCCAAGCACCTGGacaactggctgcagtacttccccctctcccagctcctcttCGTCAGCGGGGAGAGGCTGGTCAGCGACCCGGCGGGGGAGATGGGCCGTGTCCAGGACTTTCTGGGGCTCAAGAGGGTGGTGACACACAAGCATTTCTACTTTAACGAGACCAAGGGCTTTCCCTGCCTGAAGAagccagaaggcagcagcaagcctCGCTGCCTGGGGAAGTCCAAGGGGAGACCCCACCCCAAGATCGACCTGCAGGTGGTCCAGCGCCTGCGGGAGTTCTACAGACCCTTCAACATGAAGTTTTATCAGATGACAGGACAGGATTTTGGGTGGGACTGA